A section of the Telopea speciosissima isolate NSW1024214 ecotype Mountain lineage chromosome 3, Tspe_v1, whole genome shotgun sequence genome encodes:
- the LOC122655071 gene encoding ureide permease 2-like: MGYIAVCSKALTHARSTRHAKFHKSTFSDKNYHNMYYSDNWPSILFAMAGGIVLCLGNLSTQYAWAFVGLSVTEVITLSITVVIGTTLNYFLDNRINNAAILFSGVGCFLIAVLLGSGVHSSNASDNKAKFI, translated from the exons ATGGGTTATATTGCTGTGTGCTCTAAGGCCTTAACCCATGCTCGTTCAACTAGGCATGCCAAATTTCATAAGTCAACTTTCTCAGACAA GAATTATCATAACATGTACTATTCT GACAACTGGCCCTCCATTCTATTCGCAATGGCAGGTGGGATAGTTCTCTGCCTTGGGAACCTTTCTACACAGTATGCTTGGGCTTTTGTTGGTCTGTCAGTGACAGAGGTAATCACTTTAAGCATAACTGTTGTAATAGGT ACAACATTAAATTACTTCTTAGACAACCGAATCAATAATGCTGCAATTCTTTTTTCGGGGGTTGGATGCTTCCTCATTGCAGTTCTCTTGGGATCAGGAGTTCACTCCTCCAATGCATCCGATAATAAAGCAAAGTTTATATAA